The Clostridium aceticum genomic interval TTTACTTCTGTTATGATTGATGCATCTCATCATCCCTTTGAAGAAAATATCGCTATTACAAAACAAGTGGTAGAATATGCCCATGATAGAGGAGTAGTAGTAGAAGCAGAATTAGGCCGATTGGCTGGTATTGAAGATGCTGTCAATGTTAGTGCTGCAGACGCTGCCTTCACTGATCCTCAGCAGGCGGCAGAATTTGTTGAAAAGACAGGAGTAGATTCTCTGGCTATTGCCATTGGTACCAGCCACGGTGCTTATAAATTTAAAGGTGAGCCAAACCTAGATTTTGAAAGACTACAAACAATTGCAGGGTTATTGCCTGGTTTCCCATTAGTACTTCATGGTGCTTCTACAGTATTGCCAGAGTTTGTAGAGCTATGTAATAAGTATGGAGGCGACATACCAGGAGCTCAAGGAGTTCCAGAAGAAATGCTTCGCAAAGCAGCCTCCATGGGTGTTTGCAAAATCAATATTGATACTGATTTACGTCTAGCTATGACAGCAGCTATACGTAAAAGTCTTACAGAAAACCCTAATAACTTTGATCCCCGTAAATATCTAGAAGGGGGTAGATCGGCTATTAAAGAAATGGTTCGTCATAAAATTGCCAACGTCCTTGGTTGCAATAACTTTCTATAAAAATTATGGCTTTTAGCATACCTAAAAGATAGCTTTAGGTGAAAGAACTAAGCTGTATATAAAAATATAAGTATTTTAAAAAAAGATAAAATGGCGGCCTTTTAAAGGCTGCTATTTTATCTTTAAAAAATTTTATATAACTGAAATTTTAAATAATCACAGGATACTAAATGATAGTGTATTCCATTATACAATCCTTTAATCCCTGTATCATAGAATTCTTCTCCATGTAAATGACCGTAGATTACCATATGTACGTTGTATTCCTCACATATTTCTGTAAATAAAGAGGGCTCATGCTGCTCATTTGTAGGAGGGTAATGTAACATACAAATGATTTTTGTATATCCAGACTTCTTAGCACCCTCTAAAGAAAGTTTTAAACGATGAACTTCTCTATGATAAATTTTTTCGTCTTGTTGAGTAAACTTATTACTATTGGGTGAACTCCACCCCCTCGTTCCACATATAGCATAATCTTCATAGGCAAAAAAATTATTTTGCAAAAATTTCAACGTCTTAAAAGTATTATTGAGTTTCTTTATAGAACCCCACCAATAATCATGATTTCCTTTTAATAAAATTTTTTCTCCTGGCAAAGTCTCAATCCAATTTAAATCCTCCATCGCCTCTTCCATATTCATCCCCCAAGAAATATCTCCGGGAATCAGTACTGTATCTTCACTTTTTACCTTCTTACACCAATCCTCTCTAATCTTTTCATGGTGCATGGTCCATTGAGGTCCAAAAATATCCATTGGTTTATCAACTTTGCTACTCAAATGCAGGTCTCCTATTGCATATAAAGCCATCTTATCACCTATCTTCAAATTCTTTAAATTCTTACTCGCAAGGCTCATATTTCTGTGTTAGTTTGTTGATTTCTTTGTGTAGTATCTTTAATTCCATAGTATCTCCCTTTTCCCAAAGCCTATTAAACCTTTCTTGGAATTCATTAGCTTCTTTGATTCTGCCTGAAAGATATAGCGTTTGAACACTTTGTAAGATACTAGAAACGATATTGGATCGAACCTCAAAAAACTTTTGAGCCTGTCTAATCTCATGACGTATTTCAGACATTTCTTGATCTAGTTTAAAAGCGGCATCTGAAGCTTTTTTCAATCTATCTTCAATATGATTAGGAATTTGTTGTTTATACTTGTATTTTAAAGAATGTTCAATAATTGCCCAAAAGTTCATTGCCAAAGTTCTAATTTGTATTTCTGCTAATATATTTTTAGGTCCTAATGCCGTATGTATAGGAT includes:
- a CDS encoding metallophosphoesterase gives rise to the protein MALYAIGDLHLSSKVDKPMDIFGPQWTMHHEKIREDWCKKVKSEDTVLIPGDISWGMNMEEAMEDLNWIETLPGEKILLKGNHDYWWGSIKKLNNTFKTLKFLQNNFFAYEDYAICGTRGWSSPNSNKFTQQDEKIYHREVHRLKLSLEGAKKSGYTKIICMLHYPPTNEQHEPSLFTEICEEYNVHMVIYGHLHGEEFYDTGIKGLYNGIHYHLVSCDYLKFQLYKIF
- the fba gene encoding class II fructose-1,6-bisphosphate aldolase, which codes for MPLVTSKELFSKAYDGKFAIGAFNVNNMEIIQGIVDAAKEEKAPLILQVSAGARKYANPIYLKHLVQAAIEDSGLPIVLHLDHGESFEICKQCIDDGFTSVMIDASHHPFEENIAITKQVVEYAHDRGVVVEAELGRLAGIEDAVNVSAADAAFTDPQQAAEFVEKTGVDSLAIAIGTSHGAYKFKGEPNLDFERLQTIAGLLPGFPLVLHGASTVLPEFVELCNKYGGDIPGAQGVPEEMLRKAASMGVCKINIDTDLRLAMTAAIRKSLTENPNNFDPRKYLEGGRSAIKEMVRHKIANVLGCNNFL
- a CDS encoding GTP pyrophosphokinase, yielding MENIEWKKFLIPYEHAVEELKVKFKSIRNELRTIGEYSPIEFVTGRVKKVSSILEKAKKLNVNSEEISEQIEDIAGIRIMCQFVEDIYTVVDYIRDRDGEDLEIVLEKDYITHFKDSGYRSYHVVIKYPIHTALGPKNILAEIQIRTLAMNFWAIIEHSLKYKYKQQIPNHIEDRLKKASDAAFKLDQEMSEIRHEIRQAQKFFEVRSNIVSSILQSVQTLYLSGRIKEANEFQERFNRLWEKGDTMELKILHKEINKLTQKYEPCE